In the Magnetospirillum sp. WYHS-4 genome, CTGGCCGGTGGCGGCGACCTGGGCTGGTTCACCGAGGCCGAGGTCCACCCCGACATCGCCCGCGCCGCCTTCGCCCTGGAAAAAGGCAAGGTCTCGGCCGCCCCGGTGAGAAGCGCCTTCGGCTGGCACGTGATCCGCGTCGAAGACCGCCGCATCGCCAAGGCCAAGCCCTTCGCCGAGGTGGAGGAGGAACTGCGCACCGAAATGACCCGCGAGGTTGGCGCGGCCCTGCTGCGTGAACTCAGGGCCAAGGCGGAAATCAAGGTGATGAACGGCGAACGCTGAACCGGAACAGGGAGACATGAACATGGGCGGCAAGGTATCGCCTCTGGCACCCGCGACTTTCCCCGACCTGCCCCCCGTCGCCGGCGTGCGCCTGGCGGCCGGGGCCTGCGGCATCCGCTACCAGGGCCGCACCGACGTCATGCTGATGGAATTCGTCCACGGCACCACGGTGGCCGGGGTGTTCACCCAGTCCCTGACCGCCTCCGCCCCCGTGCTCGCCTGCCGCGAACACCTGAAGGGCGGGGTGGCCAGCGCCCTGGTGGTCAATTCCGGCAATTCCAACGCCTTCACCGGCCGCCTGGGCGAGGAAGCGGTGAAGGCCACCGTCGAGGCGGTGGCCGACCTGCTGCCTTGCCGCCCCAGCACGGTCTTCGTCTCCTCCACCGGGGTCATCGGCGAGCCCTTGGCCGTCGAGCGCCTGATCGCCGGCCTGCCCGCCCTGCGCGACGCTCTCAAGGCCGAAGCCTGGGCGGACGCGGCGCGGGCCATCATGACCACCGACACCTTCCCCAAGGGCGCCACCCGGACGGCCTGCATCGACGGCACGACGGTGACGATCAACGGCATCTGCAAGGGCTCCGGCATGATCGCCCCCGACATGGCGACCATGCTGGGCTACGTCTGCACCGATGCCGCCCTGCCCGCCGCCGTCCTGCAGGCGCTGCTGGCGCCGGCCGCCGACCGTTCCTTCAACAGCATCACGGTGGACAGCGACACCTCGACCAGCGACACCCTGATCCTGTTCGCCACCGGCCAGGCCGGGAACGCCCCGGTGGCCGACGTCGGCGATCCCCGCTTGGCCGACTTCAAGGCCAAGCTGGAGGAATTGTCGATCGACCTGG is a window encoding:
- the argJ gene encoding bifunctional glutamate N-acetyltransferase/amino-acid acetyltransferase ArgJ codes for the protein MGGKVSPLAPATFPDLPPVAGVRLAAGACGIRYQGRTDVMLMEFVHGTTVAGVFTQSLTASAPVLACREHLKGGVASALVVNSGNSNAFTGRLGEEAVKATVEAVADLLPCRPSTVFVSSTGVIGEPLAVERLIAGLPALRDALKAEAWADAARAIMTTDTFPKGATRTACIDGTTVTINGICKGSGMIAPDMATMLGYVCTDAALPAAVLQALLAPAADRSFNSITVDSDTSTSDTLILFATGQAGNAPVADVGDPRLADFKAKLEELSIDLAQQIVRDGEGASKFVAISVSGAADDGAARRIAKAIANSPLVKTAIAGEDANWGRIVAAVGKAGERADR